The genome window ATATGAGAAAAACCTACTTAGACACCATTAAAGCCCTTGCCAATGCTCTGGAAGCGAAAGACCCCTATACCAGGGGACATTCAGAAAGGGTAGCTAAGCTTGCGGTGGCAATTGCGGAAGATCTTAATTTAAGCCAGGATTTGATACAGAATTTGAACTATGCGGCGATTCTCCACGATATCGGGAAAATTGGAATACCGGAAATCATATTAAATAAGCCCGGAAAACTTTCCGATGAGGAATTTGCAAAAATAAAGGAACACCCGGTGAAGGGTGCGAGCATTACCAACAATGTGGATTTTCTTTCCCAGGCATCCCTCTTTATCCTTCACCACCACGAAAGGTTAAACGGAAGCGGTTATCCTAAAGGATTAAAAGGAGCTGAAATCCCCCTTGGGGCGGCCATAATAGCGGTGGCGGATGTTTACGATGCCCTTACAACGGATAGGCCGTACAGGAATGCGCTAAGCCCTCAAGAAGCCTTTAAGGAAATTGAAATAAATAAAGGGGTATTATTTAAAGAAGAGGTGGTTGATGCTTTAAAGAGGGTGCTGGAAAAACGTGAGGAACTTAAGGAGTGCGTTTAAAGATGCTGGTAGATGTAATCGTTCTTGCAATTATAGTGGGAATTATAAGAGGCGGCAATATATTAAACCTTGCCAAGCTCCCGCTAAAAAATTTAAATTTAATCTTTCTTTCTTTTGTAATCAGGTACATCCCCTTTTATTTAAAAGGCGATCTTCATTTATTTGCGGTAAAATACAACATTTTTTTCGTGGTCATTTCCTACGGTCTAATGCTTTACGTCCTGTTTTCCAATTTTCATCTAAAACCCATGTTAATTTGTTTTCTGGGCATTTTTTTGAATGCGATGGTTATTCTGGCAAATAATGGCAAGATGCCCGTATCTTTAAAGGCCTTAGAAATGGCAAAATTAAATGATTTATTACCTCTTTTATTCAGCGAGGATTACCTTTATCATACTGCGGCAAATGCCTGGACGAAGCTTATTTTGCTCGGGGACGTAATTCCCCTTCCGCCGCCTTATCCCAGGCCCAGGGTAGTAAGCATAGGAGATATTCTTTTGGGTATAGGGGTATTTTGGCTTATTCAGATGGGAATGTTGAAAAAGCAATATTTAAGTGATAAAATTTAAGAGATAAACTGAAAAGGGAACCTGAAAAGGGGTCCCTTATATTTTTAGGTTTTTACTTTGACTTAGGAGGCATTTAAAAAATGTTTGATATCTTTAAAAAAATTTTTGGCAGTACCAACGAAAAGGAAATTAAAAAATTAATGCCCATTGTAGAGCAGGTCAACAACTGGGAACCAAAAATAAGGGTCCTATCAGATACAGAATTATCAGCAAAGACTATTGAATTCAAAGAAAGGTTATCAAAGGGAGAGACCTTAGATGAGCTTTTACCGGAGGCTTATGCCGTGGTGAGAGAGGCAGCCAAAAGGACCCTGGGGATGCGTCCCTTTGATGTTCAGATACTGGGAGGCATCGTTCTTCACCAGGGTAGAATTGCGGAAATGAAGACAGGCGAAGGGAAAACCCTTGTAGCTACAATGCCTGCTTACCTTAATGCCCTGACCGGTAATGGCGTCCACGTGGTAACGGTTAACGATTATTTAGCAAAAAGGGATAGCGAATGGATGGGTAAGGTGTACAGGTTTTTGGGGCTGGAAGTGGGGCTTATCGTCCACGGATTGGATTTTGAGGAGAGAAAAAAGGCATACAATGCAGACATTACCTATGGCACCAATAATGAGTTTGGTTTCGACTATCTGAGGGATAACATGGTTCTTTACCGGGAACACCGGGTACAGAGGGAACTGAACTATGCAATTATAGACGAGGTGGACAGCATTCTAATTGATGAAGCCAGGACTCCTTTGATAATTTCGGGGCAGTCCGATGAATCCACGGATATATACTACAAATTTGCCAGGTTCGTTCCGAGGCTGAAGCCGGAAGAGGATTTCACGGTGGATGAAAAAGCCCATACGGTAATACCCACCGAAAAAGGGATAAAAAAGGCAGAAGATTTTTTAGGAGTGGAAAATTTATACGATGAAGAAAATATGGAGCTTTTGCACCATTTTCACCAGGCGCTCAAAGCTCATTATCTGATGAAGAGGGACCGGGACTATGTGGTTAAAGACGGGCAGGTCATCATTGTAGACGAGTTTACAGGCAGGCTCATGTTCGGAAGGCGCTACAGCGAAGGGCTGCATCAAGCTATCGAGGCAAAGGAAGGTGTAAAGGTGGAGAGGGAGAGCAAAACCCTCGCCATGATTACCTTCCAGAATTATTTTAGAATGTACAAAAAATTGGCGGGCATGACGGGCACTGCTGCCACCGAGGAAGAGGAATTCAGGAAGATTTACGGTTTAGATGTGGTTGTTATACCGACCAACAAACCCATGATCAGGGTGGACCATCCGGATGTAATATATAAAACCGAAAAAGCCAAGTTTGAAGCGGTAGTAAGGGAAATAGAGGATTGCTATAAGATAGGCAGGCCGGTGCTGGTGGGTACCGTCTCCATTGAAAAATCCGAAAGACTGAGTGAGATGCTGAAGAAAAAGGGGATTCCCCACCAGGTTTTAAATGCCAAATATCACGAAAAGGAAGCGGAAATTATAGCAAAGGCTGGCCAAAAAGGTGCGGTAACCATTGCCACCAATATGGCCGGAAGGGGAACGGATATTGTACTGGGGGAAGGGGTGGCAGAGCTCGGAGGACTTCACGTTATCGGAACGGAAAGGCATGAGGCAAGGAGAATTGACAATCAGTTAAGGGGCCGTTCGGGCCGACAGGGTGACCCGGGTTCCTCGAGGTTTTTCGTTTCCTTGGAAGATGACCTGATGAGGCTTTTCGGTTCCGACAATGTAAAGGGCCTAATGGACAGGCTGGGGATCGAAGACGATCAGCCGATAGAGCATCCCTTGATTTCTAAAGCCATAGAGAACGCCCAGAAAAAAGTGGAAGCTAAAAACTTCGATATAAGAAAGCATCTTTTGGAATACGATGATGTAATGAATAAGCAAAGGGAGATAATATATGCCGAGAGGGCGAAGATTTTAGATGGAGAAAATTTAAAGGAAAACGTCTTTTCAATGATGGAAGACGTGGTGGAAGGACTTTTAAATATCTATGCGGCAAAGGAAGTCTACCCCGAAGAGTGGGACTTAAAAGGGCTCTCGGAGTATTTTTACGACCTTTTCCTGATAAAGGTGGACTTTGCCGGCCTGAACCCTGAACAAAAGAGCCGGGAGGAGATTAAGGAAGAGCTAATCTCCCTTCTTAAAAAAGCCTACGAGAAAAAAGAGGAGGAAATAGGGAGCGATACTTTAAGAGAGTTAGAAAAAGTGGTAATGCTGAAGGTGGTAGACCAGAAATGGATGGACCATATTGATGCCATGGATCAGCTCAGGCAGGGCATTGGACTCAGGGCTTACGGCCAGAGGGACCCGCTGATAGAGTACAAAATTGAAGGATTCGAGATGTTCCAGGAGATGATAAAAAATATTAAGGAAGATACCTTAAGGTATCTATTCAGAATAAGGCTGGGAGCTCCTCTTCAAAGAAAAGAAGTGGCAAGAAATGTGACGTATTCCCACGGGGATGAAGGAGAAAAGAAAATGCCGATAAGAAAGGGCAAAAAAGTCGGAAGAAATGACCCCTGCCCCTGCGGAAGCGGCAAAAAATATAAAAAATGTTGCGGCAGAAATGAATCATAAAGGGAGGTATATCGGATGCTGGATGAACTGAAAATCGAATTGAGAGAATACGAGGAGTTATTTAAAGAGATGAGGGATGCTCTTTGAAATAGATGCTTTAAAGGAAGAGATAAAAAATTTAGAAGAAAAGACCTACAGGCCTGACTTTTGGGATGACCCTCAGAAAGCTCAGGAAGTAATGCAGAGATTAAATATGTTGAAGGAGAAGGTGGAAAGTTACGAGGGACTTTACCGGGAGTATGCGGACTTGCTTTCTCTAATAGAACTTGCCGAAGATGAACAGGAAGAAGAATTAATAAAAGAAATTTTACAGGATGCCGAAAAATTTAAAAAGGAATTTGAAAAGCTCAGGCTGAAATCGCTCTTAAGGGGTAAATACGATAAAAATAATGCGATACTTTCCCTTCACGCTGGAGCGGGGGGCACCGAAGCTCAGGATTGGGTGGAGATGCTTTTGAGGATGTACACCCGCTGGGCAGAGGATAAGGGCTACCGGGTCAAAGTGCTTGATATACTTCCCGGGGATGAAGCGGGGATCAAAAGTGCCACAATTCTAGTTGAAGGGCCTTACGCTTACGGCTATTTGAAATCCGAAAGCGGTGTTCATCGTTTGGTGAGGATTTCGCCTTTTGATGCTGCCGGTAAAAGGCATACTTCCTTTGCTTCGGTGGATGTCATACCCGAAATTGATGATGATATAGAAGTGGAAATAAAACCCGAAGATATTAAAATTGAAACCTTCAGGTCGGGCGGAGCTGGAGGGCAGTATGTCAATAAAACGGAATCAGCGGTGAGGATAATACACATTCCCACCGGTATTGTGGTGACCTGTCAGAATGAGAGGTCCCAGCAGAGTAATCGCAATACGGCTATGAAATTGCTAAAAGCAAAGCTTTTTAACCTCTACTGGGAAGAACAGCAAAAAAAGATAAACGAATTAAGAGGCGAGCAAAAGGAGATAGCCTGGGGGAGCCAGATAAGGTCCTATGTTTTCCATCCTTACAGCCTCGTAAAGGATCACAGGACGAATGTGGAGGTCGGAAATGTACAGGCCGTTATGGATGGAGAGCTGGATGATTTTATTATTGCGTATTTAAAAATGAATAAGGAAGGTTGAAAATTTTAAAAATGGGGGATACCGGATGAAGAAAGTATTTTTTACCCTTTCTTTTTTTGCCGTTTTGGTTTTCGCGATCATTGCCAAGGGTGCTATAAACGATCCCGGTTCGGAAGCCGATCCTCTTGTCACAAAAAGCTATGTGGACTCGGTGGCAGAAGACTTGAAAAATTATTTTGAAGGGAAGGTTCAAAAGGCTGATAAATTTGTGGTTGTTAACCTGAATAGTGGTGATATTCTTATCGGAGATATGGGCACCGAAATAATTTTAAGAAGCGGTAATGGAATTGTCTACAGCCAGCAGGGGCAGGGCATATCGGATATAACCGATGGCAGGGATTTGAGAAAAGGAGAAAAGATATTACCTAACCATCTTTTGATTATCCCGAGGGATGACAACAGGGGAATACAGGCTAAGACCGGGTTAGTTTTAATGGTGAAGGGGAGTTATCAAATACTGAAAAAGTAGTTTATTGAAGGGATGGTTCGTGTGAAAACAAAGGATTTAACAAAAAAAATTTATATTGCTGTTATTGTATTTTCTGTACTGCTATCCTTTTTCGCCCTTATCCCCAGAATTAATGCGGAAAATAAAAATAAAATTTTGGATTTTGCCATTTCTTATACGGACTTAAAAAACACAGCTCAGGAGCAGAATATAAGCGTAAAAGAAGCTGCCGGCCTTTTCAAGGAATGGGGGGCAAATTCTGTCTTCTACAAAGAAAATACCGTACAGGACCTGGTCAACGACGGCAGGGTGTTTGTAACCAACAGGCAGGGCATGAAAGCTCTGGGGTACGCAGGCAACTACTATTTTAACGGAAATGAATGTTATGTATTGACTTCCGACGGTAAATTGAGCGCAAGGCTGATTAATCATTTAAAATATAAAATCGGCAAAAGCAAGGTAGAGGTGTTTAATTTTAAAGGGCAGAGCGCTATAGCGGTAAATATTCCATTGATTAGCCTGCTGAATACCGGTGTTGGTTTTGATGGGGAAGAAATAAGGAATATTGAAAGTTTGGGGCTTCACACGGTATTAATGATAAAAAACTGGCCCTTAGTGAACGATGAATCCATTAAATTCGTTTTTAATGATCTGGCGAATTCCGCAGATATGATTACCGCAGTGCTTTTTTCCGACAAGAAAATTCCAGGGTTTACTAATAAGTTAAAGGAAATAGGGGATGAGTTTAAAAATAAAAATTTATCCCTGGGAACGGTGGAATTTTACAATCAGACGGGCATCGAAAAACTGGCAAAATTGTTGAATAACAGGGTTATAAGGCTTCACTCCGTAGCGGACAATGAGCTTTTATCCATTTCGCCGGAAAATATGATTGACCGTTTTACCTTAGCAGCAAAGGAGAGAAATATCAGGATTCTTTATTATAAAATGCTTCCCGTTGATGAGCAAAATGCGAAACTTCAGCTAAATGCCGATGTGATATCTAAAACCGTACAAAAATTGAAGGCTCAGGGTTTTACAGTGGAAAGCGGGGAAAATACCATTCCGAGCCCTTATAATAATATCCATCCCGGAAGGCTGCTTCAGCTACTAATGGGCATGGGGCCGATAGCTGCTTTTTCCCTGATACTGAAGCAAATTAAATTCAGTTACCATATTTTTGTTTTTTTAAGTTTTACCCTTGGATGGATTATCTTGCTATTTATCGTACCTGCTCTTGCTTTAAAGTTGATGGCTCTGGCTTCGGTGGTAGTTTTTCCAGTATTGACTATATTCGTGCTCTTAAACAGAAATAAAATTTCTATCAGCCGGGCAGCGGTTAAAATTATCCTTTTAACGGTGTGTTCCCTGTGCGGCGCCTTTATAATGTCGGGATTGCTTTCATCTACGGAATATATGGTTAAGATAGACCAGTTTACGGGGGTAAAGGCTGCGTATTTACTTCCGGTAGTACTGGCTACATGCCTTGTGTATTTATTCTCGGGAAGGGAAAACCCCGTAAAAAAGGTAAGGTCTTTACTGGAAGAGCCTCTTATGGTAAAGTATATGGTCCTGACTTTGGTATTTTTGGCCGTTGGTCTTATTTATTTAAGCAGAACCGGAAATGAATCAACGGTAGGTGTAAGCCCGCTGGAAATAAAAATCCGATACCTTTTAGACCGGGTCATAGGGGTAAGGCCCAGGACAAAGGAATTTTTGGTAGGGCATCCCTTTATGATGCTTTTGCTTCACTTAGGTTACAATGACAAAAAATTACCCCTTTTGATTCTTGGAGCGATAGGGCAGGTGTCC of Thermovenabulum gondwanense contains these proteins:
- a CDS encoding DUF5317 domain-containing protein, whose translation is MLVDVIVLAIIVGIIRGGNILNLAKLPLKNLNLIFLSFVIRYIPFYLKGDLHLFAVKYNIFFVVISYGLMLYVLFSNFHLKPMLICFLGIFLNAMVILANNGKMPVSLKALEMAKLNDLLPLLFSEDYLYHTAANAWTKLILLGDVIPLPPPYPRPRVVSIGDILLGIGVFWLIQMGMLKKQYLSDKI
- the secA gene encoding preprotein translocase subunit SecA, with the translated sequence MFDIFKKIFGSTNEKEIKKLMPIVEQVNNWEPKIRVLSDTELSAKTIEFKERLSKGETLDELLPEAYAVVREAAKRTLGMRPFDVQILGGIVLHQGRIAEMKTGEGKTLVATMPAYLNALTGNGVHVVTVNDYLAKRDSEWMGKVYRFLGLEVGLIVHGLDFEERKKAYNADITYGTNNEFGFDYLRDNMVLYREHRVQRELNYAIIDEVDSILIDEARTPLIISGQSDESTDIYYKFARFVPRLKPEEDFTVDEKAHTVIPTEKGIKKAEDFLGVENLYDEENMELLHHFHQALKAHYLMKRDRDYVVKDGQVIIVDEFTGRLMFGRRYSEGLHQAIEAKEGVKVERESKTLAMITFQNYFRMYKKLAGMTGTAATEEEEFRKIYGLDVVVIPTNKPMIRVDHPDVIYKTEKAKFEAVVREIEDCYKIGRPVLVGTVSIEKSERLSEMLKKKGIPHQVLNAKYHEKEAEIIAKAGQKGAVTIATNMAGRGTDIVLGEGVAELGGLHVIGTERHEARRIDNQLRGRSGRQGDPGSSRFFVSLEDDLMRLFGSDNVKGLMDRLGIEDDQPIEHPLISKAIENAQKKVEAKNFDIRKHLLEYDDVMNKQREIIYAERAKILDGENLKENVFSMMEDVVEGLLNIYAAKEVYPEEWDLKGLSEYFYDLFLIKVDFAGLNPEQKSREEIKEELISLLKKAYEKKEEEIGSDTLRELEKVVMLKVVDQKWMDHIDAMDQLRQGIGLRAYGQRDPLIEYKIEGFEMFQEMIKNIKEDTLRYLFRIRLGAPLQRKEVARNVTYSHGDEGEKKMPIRKGKKVGRNDPCPCGSGKKYKKCCGRNES
- the prfB gene encoding peptide chain release factor 2 (programmed frameshift); translation: MLDELKIELREYEELFKEMRDALEIDALKEEIKNLEEKTYRPDFWDDPQKAQEVMQRLNMLKEKVESYEGLYREYADLLSLIELAEDEQEEELIKEILQDAEKFKKEFEKLRLKSLLRGKYDKNNAILSLHAGAGGTEAQDWVEMLLRMYTRWAEDKGYRVKVLDILPGDEAGIKSATILVEGPYAYGYLKSESGVHRLVRISPFDAAGKRHTSFASVDVIPEIDDDIEVEIKPEDIKIETFRSGGAGGQYVNKTESAVRIIHIPTGIVVTCQNERSQQSNRNTAMKLLKAKLFNLYWEEQQKKINELRGEQKEIAWGSQIRSYVFHPYSLVKDHRTNVEVGNVQAVMDGELDDFIIAYLKMNKEG
- a CDS encoding DUF5693 family protein; translation: MKTKDLTKKIYIAVIVFSVLLSFFALIPRINAENKNKILDFAISYTDLKNTAQEQNISVKEAAGLFKEWGANSVFYKENTVQDLVNDGRVFVTNRQGMKALGYAGNYYFNGNECYVLTSDGKLSARLINHLKYKIGKSKVEVFNFKGQSAIAVNIPLISLLNTGVGFDGEEIRNIESLGLHTVLMIKNWPLVNDESIKFVFNDLANSADMITAVLFSDKKIPGFTNKLKEIGDEFKNKNLSLGTVEFYNQTGIEKLAKLLNNRVIRLHSVADNELLSISPENMIDRFTLAAKERNIRILYYKMLPVDEQNAKLQLNADVISKTVQKLKAQGFTVESGENTIPSPYNNIHPGRLLQLLMGMGPIAAFSLILKQIKFSYHIFVFLSFTLGWIILLFIVPALALKLMALASVVVFPVLTIFVLLNRNKISISRAAVKIILLTVCSLCGAFIMSGLLSSTEYMVKIDQFTGVKAAYLLPVVLATCLVYLFSGRENPVKKVRSLLEEPLMVKYMVLTLVFLAVGLIYLSRTGNESTVGVSPLEIKIRYLLDRVIGVRPRTKEFLVGHPFMMLLLHLGYNDKKLPLLILGAIGQVSLVNTFAHIHTPFLISILRTFVGLAFGIIIGIVLCIFVDYSTNLYKRWIN